Proteins from one Bacteroides mediterraneensis genomic window:
- the traN gene encoding conjugative transposon protein TraN translates to MKKVIMMFALFMGIVSAQAQENKTAEENGSDRPAQEVKQEEVQELSLSKEIYPQKEADGDLYHGLTRKLTFDRMIPPHGLEVTYNKTVHIIFPSEVRYVDLGSPNLIAGKADGAENVIRVKATVRNFQNETNMSVITEDGGFYTFNVKYAEEPLLLNVEMCDFIHDGEAVNRPNNAMEIYLKELGNESPMLVRLIMKSIHRQNKREVKHIGCKRFGIQYILKGIYTHNGLLYFHTEIKNQSNVPFDVDYITWKIVDKKVAKRTAVQEQVILPLRAQNYVTCVPGKKKERTVFTMSKFTIPDDKCLVVELHEKNGGRHQSFTVENEDLVRATTINELQVR, encoded by the coding sequence ATGAAAAAAGTAATTATGATGTTCGCCCTGTTTATGGGCATCGTATCTGCCCAAGCGCAGGAAAACAAGACCGCCGAAGAAAACGGAAGTGACAGACCGGCTCAGGAAGTGAAGCAGGAAGAGGTTCAGGAACTCTCTCTGAGCAAAGAAATCTATCCGCAGAAAGAGGCGGACGGCGACCTGTATCACGGTCTGACCCGCAAGCTGACCTTTGACCGCATGATACCGCCGCACGGACTGGAAGTGACCTACAACAAAACCGTGCATATAATCTTTCCGTCAGAGGTGCGCTACGTGGACCTGGGTTCACCGAACCTTATTGCCGGAAAAGCGGACGGGGCTGAGAATGTGATAAGAGTGAAAGCTACGGTAAGAAATTTCCAGAACGAGACGAACATGAGCGTCATCACGGAGGACGGCGGCTTTTACACCTTCAACGTCAAATATGCGGAAGAGCCGCTGCTCCTCAATGTGGAGATGTGCGACTTCATCCACGACGGTGAAGCGGTGAACCGTCCGAACAACGCGATGGAGATTTACCTGAAGGAACTGGGGAATGAAAGTCCGATGCTGGTGCGTCTTATCATGAAGTCCATCCACAGACAGAACAAGCGTGAGGTGAAGCATATCGGCTGCAAGCGTTTCGGTATCCAGTATATCCTCAAAGGCATCTATACGCATAACGGACTTCTGTATTTCCATACGGAAATCAAGAACCAGAGCAACGTCCCGTTTGACGTGGACTATATCACATGGAAAATCGTGGACAAGAAGGTGGCAAAGCGTACAGCCGTGCAGGAACAGGTCATTCTTCCGCTCCGTGCGCAGAACTATGTGACCTGCGTGCCGGGAAAGAAAAAGGAACGTACCGTGTTCACGATGTCCAAGTTCACCATTCCGGACGACAAATGCCTCGTGGTGGAACTGCATGAGAAGAACGGAGGACGTCACCAGTCCTTTACCGTAGAGAACGAGGATCTGGTACGAGCCACAACGATTAACGAACTTCAGGTACGATGA
- the traM gene encoding conjugative transposon protein TraM, with the protein MENKETRKENGDSPEKKNRERTPLTEAQRLKRQKMIVLPAMVLVFIGAMWLIFAPSSDKKEQPGATGYNTEIPDADKDNRKIIGDKVKAYEQGEMEERRASRNHAMQELGSMFDREVSVTGDNPDFDLASPGGGSDTDTASSPASQTIRSSATAYRDLNATLGNFYKQPSGNSAEMEELMERISSLETELEREKEKGSSMDEQVVLMEKSYELASKYMGGQNGQQTAQASPVRKAEEHTAMPVKQVTRQVVSSLAQPMSNAEFAAMYAQERNMGFHTAVGSRTVSDKNTISACVYGAQSVTDGQAVRLRLLEPMAVAEKIIPRNAVLVGAARIQGERLGIAVTSLEHEGTIIPVELSVYDTDGQEGIFIPNSMEMNAVREVAANMGGSLGSSINISTDAKAQLASDLGKGLIQGTSQYIAKKMRTVKVHLKAGYRVMLYQDRN; encoded by the coding sequence ATGGAAAATAAGGAAACAAGAAAAGAGAACGGGGACAGCCCCGAAAAGAAGAACAGGGAACGTACACCACTGACGGAGGCGCAAAGGCTGAAACGTCAGAAGATGATAGTCCTGCCTGCAATGGTTCTGGTCTTCATCGGTGCCATGTGGCTGATATTCGCTCCCTCTTCCGACAAGAAGGAACAGCCGGGTGCGACGGGCTACAACACGGAGATACCGGATGCGGACAAGGACAACAGGAAGATTATCGGTGACAAGGTCAAAGCCTACGAGCAGGGAGAAATGGAGGAACGCAGGGCAAGCCGCAACCATGCCATGCAGGAACTCGGCAGCATGTTCGACCGGGAAGTTTCCGTGACCGGGGACAATCCGGACTTCGACCTTGCCAGTCCCGGTGGCGGAAGTGATACGGATACGGCATCATCGCCGGCTTCGCAGACAATCAGGTCATCGGCCACCGCCTACCGTGACCTGAACGCCACGCTCGGCAACTTCTATAAGCAGCCTTCGGGAAACAGTGCTGAAATGGAGGAGCTGATGGAGCGCATATCCTCGCTGGAAACGGAACTTGAAAGGGAGAAGGAAAAAGGTTCCTCAATGGACGAGCAGGTGGTGCTTATGGAAAAGTCGTATGAACTGGCATCCAAATACATGGGTGGTCAGAACGGACAACAGACAGCACAGGCATCGCCGGTACGGAAGGCGGAAGAGCATACGGCAATGCCGGTCAAGCAGGTTACCAGACAGGTGGTTTCCTCCCTTGCACAGCCTATGAGCAATGCGGAATTTGCCGCCATGTATGCACAGGAGCGCAACATGGGTTTCCACACGGCAGTGGGAAGCCGTACGGTATCGGACAAGAACACCATATCGGCATGTGTCTATGGGGCACAGAGCGTGACGGACGGGCAGGCTGTCCGGCTGCGGCTTCTGGAGCCGATGGCGGTTGCGGAGAAAATCATCCCACGCAATGCCGTCCTTGTCGGAGCGGCAAGGATTCAGGGTGAACGTCTCGGCATAGCAGTCACTTCGCTGGAACATGAGGGGACGATCATTCCGGTCGAGCTTTCCGTTTACGACACGGACGGACAGGAAGGAATCTTCATCCCGAACTCGATGGAAATGAACGCAGTCCGTGAGGTAGCCGCCAACATGGGCGGATCGCTCGGCAGCAGCATCAACATCTCCACCGATGCGAAGGCACAGCTCGCCTCCGATCTGGGCAAGGGGCTGATACAGGGCACAAGCCAGTATATAGCCAAGAAGATGCGTACCGTCAAGGTACATCTGAAAGCCGGATACAGGGTCATGCTGTATCAGGACAGAAATTAA
- the traK gene encoding conjugative transposon protein TraK: MEFKSLKNIETSFRQIRLFGIVFLSLCTVITVWSVWSSYRFAEKQREKIYVLDNGKSLMLALSQDLSQNRPAEAREHVRRFHELFFTLSPEKSAIEHNVRRALLLADRSVYNYYSDFAEKGYYNRIIAGNITQVLKVDSVVCDFEHYPYRATTYATQQIIRQSNVTERSLVTTCRLLNASRSDDNPNGFTIEGFTIIENKDLQTVKR, translated from the coding sequence ATGGAATTCAAGTCATTGAAGAATATTGAAACATCATTCAGGCAGATACGCCTGTTCGGTATCGTCTTCCTGTCACTGTGTACCGTGATAACGGTGTGGAGCGTATGGAGTTCCTACCGCTTTGCGGAAAAGCAGAGGGAAAAGATTTATGTGCTGGACAACGGCAAGAGCCTGATGCTGGCTCTCTCGCAGGATCTTTCACAGAACCGTCCTGCGGAAGCCCGCGAGCATGTACGTCGCTTTCACGAACTGTTCTTTACCCTGTCACCGGAGAAGAGCGCCATCGAGCACAATGTGAGACGTGCCCTGCTGCTGGCAGACCGCAGCGTGTATAACTATTACTCGGACTTTGCGGAAAAGGGCTACTACAACCGCATCATTGCCGGCAATATCACGCAGGTGCTGAAAGTGGACAGTGTGGTGTGCGATTTCGAGCATTATCCCTACCGTGCGACCACCTATGCCACCCAGCAGATAATCCGTCAGAGCAACGTCACGGAGCGCAGCCTCGTGACGACCTGCCGCCTGCTGAACGCCTCGCGGTCTGACGACAATCCCAACGGATTCACGATAGAGGGGTTCACCATCATAGAGAACAAGGACCTGCAAACCGTCAAAAGATAA
- a CDS encoding conjugal transfer protein TraO: MRKYMIALAASLALFTGRANAQRCLPGMQGIEVKAAMTDGFRMGGNDGGHSFGALLSTYTKNGNKWSLGGEYLLKNSPYNDVKIPVAQFTAEGGYHFKVLSDARKIVFLYAGVSALAGYETVNWGDKVLYDGARLHDSDAFVYGGAVTLDMEVYVADRLALLASLRERCLWGGDTRKLHTQFGIGIKFIIN, encoded by the coding sequence ATGAGAAAGTACATGATAGCACTGGCAGCGTCGCTTGCCCTGTTCACGGGGCGGGCGAACGCCCAGCGATGCCTGCCGGGAATGCAGGGCATCGAAGTGAAGGCGGCAATGACGGACGGTTTCAGGATGGGCGGCAATGACGGAGGGCACAGTTTCGGGGCGCTTCTTTCGACCTATACGAAAAACGGCAACAAATGGTCGCTGGGCGGTGAATACCTGTTGAAAAACAGTCCGTACAATGATGTGAAGATACCGGTGGCACAGTTTACCGCCGAAGGCGGCTACCACTTCAAGGTGCTTTCCGATGCCCGCAAAATCGTGTTTCTCTATGCCGGCGTTTCCGCTCTTGCCGGATATGAAACGGTGAACTGGGGCGACAAGGTGCTGTATGACGGGGCGAGGCTCCACGACAGTGACGCCTTTGTCTATGGCGGTGCGGTGACGCTCGACATGGAGGTGTATGTGGCTGACCGTCTGGCTCTGCTTGCCAGCCTGCGCGAGCGTTGTCTTTGGGGAGGTGACACGAGAAAGCTCCACACGCAGTTTGGAATAGGTATCAAGTTCATCATAAATTAG
- a CDS encoding TraL conjugative transposon family protein → MKPLRMAYEKIRGTRERIVSGLKDYLDGLPQKTRKRIILAMLAVFATLALYTFGKSLYDIGRDDGRKLNIGHAGQLPVKGECGGKIHHNFIKQYKDGK, encoded by the coding sequence ATGAAACCGCTGCGGATGGCATATGAGAAAATCCGCGGTACAAGAGAGCGGATAGTTTCCGGACTGAAGGACTATCTGGACGGACTTCCGCAAAAGACAAGGAAAAGAATCATACTGGCTATGCTGGCCGTATTTGCCACGCTTGCCCTTTACACGTTCGGAAAGTCGCTGTACGATATAGGACGTGATGACGGACGGAAACTGAATATCGGACACGCCGGACAGCTCCCCGTAAAGGGAGAATGCGGCGGCAAGATTCATCACAATTTTATAAAACAGTATAAGGATGGAAAATAA